The nucleotide sequence TAAACAACTAATTACAAACAAAACAAAAACAGAAACAAAAGTAGTACAGATGTATATATTTGTCGTGATTGTGTGTGAATATTTGTCTTTAAGGACGTGTTTGGATGAGTTAGCTGGTAGTTGGAAACTCGAGCTTTTTTTAAGTGTTTGGTAAAATAGCTAGAGGCTGGAAGCTTATTATTGTGAAATGGCTTATAATGATAAAACTATAAAATTGTAAAATACTCTCTCCGTCCCACCTCAAGTGTCCACATTACTATTTTGGTGTTTTGGGATGTCTCATTTCATTTCAAGTATCCACTTTGTATTCTAACCAATCAGAAGAGGTTATTCTTGAGAGAAAATTTTTTATTGGtgaagaatgaagttagtgggatttcctagaACTATGTGAAAATAGTAAGTGGAAACTTGTAATGGGAAATATATTAAAGGGCTTTATAgtaattttatgtttttaaaaactCTAAACTTTTTCATATGCTATTTCAATTTTTCAATTAGCTTATATTTGTAGAGCTTATGTTTTATATAAGCTCTACTGTAATAACTAAGCTTCTATGATTTTGTATACCAAACAAAGCTTAAGAAAAGGTAAGGCTTACCGGAGGATAATTAAAAGGTATAGCGGGAGCTTCCTCGTACTCGGCTGCATCTAAATCCTGAAGATGTACGCCTTTGAAAAATTTAGGCAAAATGTATTGTCGAACAGGAACTAACAACATGATCATCAACGGGAACAAAAGTCCAGCTATTGGAACCCACGTAAGCCCAAAACAGACCAAAAGATACGATGTTTGGAATAACGTAAATGTTGCAATCGTTTTAAAAGGCACCGTTTCCACAAATGTCGCATGGTAGTCCTCTAGAACTCTGCAAATAACACATATAAAAAAATTAGTTAAGTCTGTTTAAAATACAAGTGTTACTAGAATTAAATAAGTATAACTATAACTATTAAAGTTAAGTTACTTGAATCTTCGGCTAGGTGCAGTGAAGAGAAGTAATATTCGTTCCCAAAACTGGTTTCCAGGTAAACTTTCGATCGCCATGAAAGCAAAGTAACCCCAAAGGACTGAAGTCGGAATAAGTTTTAAAAACGGCATAGCTGCAACACATCCTCCAACCATACACGATTGAAGTAAGTTACTCACGCGTTGTTCTTTAACTTCAACTGGTAACAAATCGTCTATCTCTTTTTCCACATCGAATACACTCTCGTCCACCGGTGCATCAATATTCCCCATGCTTTGGGCTAATTGAAGCGTTGATTCTTTTAGTTCCTTTAATTTACGATCCGAGGGTGGTTGGTGGTTTAAGGGTGTTTGCATTTGTTGATACACGTCTTGCATGTTTCCGTATAATTGTCCTAAGCTTGAGTTCATCCTCATACTTTCTCGTGCAGACTCCACTAGTCGATTTCGAAGCAACTGCATATTTGTATGATACTAGTTTAATATGTGTGTATTACCAATATAACATATGCTCCTTCCGTCCCAAATTTATTGTCCACTATTCCTTTTTATGATATCTCAGATTAATTGTACACTTCCATAATCAGATAGAAATAATCGGGTAGAGTTCTTTTATGCCTTTATTGTATGCGTATAACACAAAAAGATAAGGAGTAAAATTGTAAAGCTGACAAAAAGTACAGTGTAATAATGATGTTTTTGGTCTGGAGAAAATAAAATTGGAACGGATGGAGTACTATTTCTACATTATAATATGCCTAAAGCTCTAAAAACTAAATAAATGTTTGAAATTCAAATGGTTCCTTGTTAGTTATTAGAAAAGATGATGTCTCGTTACCTGGTGTTTCAGAGTAGCGAGACTCTTGGTATGCATAGGAGATTGTGGGATGACACCGTTAGACGGAGGGATACCAAGAAGACCACATAGTAACGTCTGCCACGAAAGCATAATCGATAAGAATCTTGTTATAATAATGCATATATAAACATAAAAGTAACTGAAAAACTAGGCAAGTTAAACACATACTAAAAATCCTAAAAGGAGCAAGTCGTAATGGAAAGAAGGAGGCTTTCTCAAATTGAACTCTTTTTGTTGAGCAAGTTGAGATGCAACACTATGATCAAAGTAGTACAATACAGCAATCATGGTTGCAGGAACAAAAGCTCCAAATATGAAGAGAATAGGTACATCAAGCATATCCTGCACGAAAATGAATTTAAATGTAAGCCGATAACAAAAAGAGGAATAATATTAAAGAAAATATTACCTTAATGACGGTCCAATTCTCGTATGCACCAGGAGACCAAGGATCTGGGCTAAAAAGGCGCCTTGGGATACCTTGTGGGACACTTCGGGATGGTGCATAAGACACGGCTGTCCATACAAGGACCATAAGGGGTACACCGTAATCTGCAATAAGGCTTCTAATCCagcctaaaaaaatttaaaaatttaaaaaataaataaaaaaattaaaagactGTATTATTAACATCAATTTCGCTTTATCAGATGTTAAAGACATAATGTTAGTAATTTAGTATGCATACCTGAACCATATCTCCATGATCTAGCTTTACGGCTTTTCAATCCAGTTAGTAAAAGGCCAAAGGATAAAACAAGTGCAAACATTCCATTAG is from Rutidosis leptorrhynchoides isolate AG116_Rl617_1_P2 chromosome 10, CSIRO_AGI_Rlap_v1, whole genome shotgun sequence and encodes:
- the LOC139872263 gene encoding boron transporter 1-like, with translation MYTFMYNFAKQRPKLGHNLFLAWTGWVCVWTAALLFMLAILGACSIINRFTRVAGELFGLLIAMLFMQQAIRGLVDEFRIPERANLKSIEFIASWRFANGMFALVLSFGLLLTGLKSRKARSWRYGSGWIRSLIADYGVPLMVLVWTAVSYAPSRSVPQGIPRRLFSPDPWSPGAYENWTVIKDMLDVPILFIFGAFVPATMIAVLYYFDHSVASQLAQQKEFNLRKPPSFHYDLLLLGFLTLLCGLLGIPPSNGVIPQSPMHTKSLATLKHQLLRNRLVESARESMRMNSSLGQLYGNMQDVYQQMQTPLNHQPPSDRKLKELKESTLQLAQSMGNIDAPVDESVFDVEKEIDDLLPVEVKEQRVSNLLQSCMVGGCVAAMPFLKLIPTSVLWGYFAFMAIESLPGNQFWERILLLFTAPSRRFKVLEDYHATFVETVPFKTIATFTLFQTSYLLVCFGLTWVPIAGLLFPLMIMLLVPVRQYILPKFFKGVHLQDLDAAEYEEAPAIPFNYPPDGEFGARPAIQDVGEILDEVVTRSRGEIRRTCSSRITSTTATPIRDGKNIQSPRLSMYSPKVNELRAMHSPRSATREPFSPTVPSSLGKSPRN